A portion of the Bacteroides faecium genome contains these proteins:
- the rbr gene encoding rubrerythrin, with protein MAKSIKGTQTEKNLLTSFAGESQARMRYTYFASVAKKEGYEQISAIFTETADQEKEHAKRMFKFLEGGMVEITASYPAGVIGTTLENLRAAAAGEHEEWSLDYPHFADVAEQEGFPMIAAMYRNISIAEKGHEERYLAFVNNIENMTVFAKEGEVVWQCRNCGYIEIGKEAPEVCPACLHPQAYFEVKKENY; from the coding sequence ATGGCTAAGAGTATTAAAGGAACTCAGACAGAGAAGAATCTGTTGACTTCATTCGCAGGAGAATCACAGGCAAGAATGCGTTACACCTATTTCGCAAGTGTGGCTAAAAAAGAAGGTTACGAACAAATTTCTGCAATTTTCACTGAAACGGCTGATCAGGAAAAAGAACATGCAAAACGTATGTTTAAGTTCTTGGAAGGCGGTATGGTTGAAATTACTGCTAGCTATCCGGCTGGTGTAATCGGCACTACACTCGAAAACCTTCGCGCTGCTGCTGCCGGCGAACACGAAGAATGGTCACTGGATTATCCTCACTTTGCAGATGTAGCAGAACAGGAAGGTTTCCCGATGATTGCTGCTATGTACCGCAATATCTCCATCGCTGAAAAAGGTCACGAAGAAAGATATCTGGCTTTTGTGAACAATATCGAAAATATGACTGTATTCGCTAAAGAAGGCGAAGTGGTATGGCAATGCCGTAACTGCGGTTACATCGAAATCGGTAAGGAAGCTCCTGAAGTTTGCCCGGCATGTCTGCATCCGCAAGCATACTTTGAAGTAAAGAAAGAAAACTATTAA
- a CDS encoding DUF4884 domain-containing protein, which produces MKIFAQLFISLFCVIGLASCYAGIPLKSGKSENNRTYEVSYLFEHDGVKVYRFLDMGNYVYFTTRGDVTSIKNDSTGERTITIYKDSIRK; this is translated from the coding sequence ATGAAAATATTCGCTCAACTCTTTATCTCTTTGTTCTGCGTAATAGGATTAGCTTCTTGCTATGCAGGCATTCCACTAAAAAGTGGGAAATCCGAGAACAACAGAACCTACGAAGTAAGTTATCTGTTTGAGCATGACGGAGTAAAAGTCTACCGTTTTCTTGATATGGGAAACTATGTGTATTTCACCACCCGGGGAGATGTGACCAGTATCAAAAATGATTCGACAGGAGAACGGACGATTACTATTTATAAAGACAGTATCCGCAAATAA
- the nadB gene encoding L-aspartate oxidase, which yields MVRKFDFLVIGSGIAGMSFALKVAHKGKVALICKSGLEEANTYFAQGGVASVTNLLVDNFDKHIEDTMIAGDWISDRAAVEKVVREAPAQIEELIKWGVDFDKNEKGEFDLHREGGHSEFRILHHKDNTGAEIQDSLIKAVQRHPNITVIENQFAVEILTQHHLGVTVTRQTPDIKCYGAYILDPKTGKVDTYLAKVTLMATGGVGAVYQTTTNPLVATGDGIAMVYRAKGTVKDMEFVQFHPTALYHPGDRPSFLITEAMRGYGGVLRTMDGKEFMQKYDSRLSLAPRDIVARAIDNEMKNRGDDHVYLDVTHKDPEETKKHFPNIYEKCLSLGIDITKEYIPVAPAAHYLCGGILVDGNGQSSIERLYAVGECSCTGLHGGNRLASNSLIEAVVYADAAAKHCLETVEQYTYNENIPEWNDEGTRSPEEMILITQSMKEVNQIMSSYVGIVRSDLRLKRAWDRLDIIYEETESLFKRSVASKEICELRNMVNVGYLIMRQAMERKESRGLHYTIDYPHAKK from the coding sequence ATGGTAAGAAAATTCGATTTCCTCGTCATCGGCTCCGGAATTGCCGGTATGAGTTTTGCGCTGAAAGTGGCGCACAAAGGTAAAGTTGCTCTTATCTGTAAAAGTGGGTTGGAAGAAGCCAATACGTACTTCGCACAAGGTGGAGTGGCGTCTGTCACTAACCTGCTGGTAGACAATTTCGACAAACACATTGAAGACACGATGATTGCCGGAGACTGGATTAGTGACCGTGCCGCAGTGGAGAAGGTAGTGCGCGAAGCTCCTGCGCAAATTGAAGAACTGATTAAGTGGGGCGTAGACTTCGACAAGAATGAGAAAGGCGAATTTGACCTGCACCGTGAAGGGGGACACTCTGAGTTCCGTATCCTTCATCACAAAGACAATACGGGAGCAGAAATCCAGGACAGCCTGATTAAAGCCGTACAACGGCATCCCAATATCACGGTGATTGAAAACCAGTTTGCCGTTGAAATCCTTACACAACATCATTTGGGGGTAACCGTTACCCGTCAGACACCGGATATTAAATGTTATGGTGCTTATATCCTCGACCCGAAAACCGGAAAGGTAGATACCTATCTCGCTAAAGTGACTCTGATGGCCACCGGCGGAGTAGGAGCTGTCTATCAGACGACTACCAATCCGTTAGTAGCTACGGGAGACGGTATCGCCATGGTTTACCGTGCCAAAGGCACTGTGAAGGATATGGAGTTTGTCCAGTTCCACCCCACCGCACTGTATCATCCGGGCGACCGCCCTTCTTTCCTGATAACGGAAGCGATGCGCGGTTACGGTGGCGTACTCCGCACCATGGACGGCAAGGAGTTCATGCAGAAATACGACTCGCGTCTTTCACTCGCTCCGCGTGACATCGTAGCACGTGCCATCGACAACGAAATGAAGAATCGCGGAGACGACCATGTTTATCTGGACGTCACCCACAAAGACCCGGAAGAAACAAAGAAACATTTCCCGAATATCTACGAGAAATGCCTTAGTCTGGGTATAGACATCACCAAAGAATATATCCCGGTAGCTCCGGCTGCCCACTATCTCTGTGGCGGTATCCTTGTAGACGGAAACGGACAGTCGTCCATCGAACGCCTTTACGCAGTAGGAGAGTGCTCTTGCACCGGACTGCACGGCGGTAACCGCCTGGCTTCAAACTCATTGATTGAAGCAGTGGTCTATGCCGATGCTGCCGCCAAGCACTGTTTGGAAACCGTTGAACAATATACCTACAACGAAAATATTCCCGAATGGAATGACGAAGGGACTCGTTCTCCGGAAGAAATGATACTTATTACACAGAGTATGAAGGAAGTAAATCAGATTATGAGTAGCTATGTGGGTATTGTCCGCAGCGACCTCCGTCTGAAACGCGCCTGGGACAGACTGGATATTATCTACGAAGAGACTGAAAGTCTGTTTAAACGCAGTGTCGCTTCTAAAGAAATCTGCGAATTGCGTAATATGGTCAATGTCGGCTATCTGATTATGCGTCAGGCTATGGAACGCAAGGAAAGCCGCGGATTGCATTATACGATTGATTATCCGCACGCAAAGAAATAA
- a CDS encoding PH domain-containing protein, which yields MNRIFHARIAWYQYFLLVVLTVNVVGALWCKYILPAVLLMLMLIVVIEQIIHTVYTVTTDGNLEISRGRFIRKKVIPISEITTIQKYRSMKFGSFSVTDYLLIEYGKDKFASVMPVKEREFVELIEKKMKSIALDKE from the coding sequence ATGAATCGAATTTTCCATGCCCGTATCGCCTGGTACCAGTATTTCCTCTTGGTAGTGCTTACCGTGAATGTCGTCGGCGCCCTGTGGTGTAAATATATCTTGCCGGCAGTGCTGCTGATGCTCATGCTTATTGTAGTGATCGAACAGATTATACATACGGTCTATACGGTGACTACGGATGGAAATCTTGAAATATCCCGCGGTCGCTTTATCCGTAAGAAAGTAATTCCTATTTCTGAAATCACGACTATACAGAAATACCGTTCCATGAAATTCGGGAGTTTCTCAGTGACTGATTATCTACTGATAGAGTATGGAAAAGACAAGTTTGCTTCCGTCATGCCTGTCAAAGAACGGGAATTTGTGGAATTGATTGAAAAGAAAATGAAGTCAATAGCACTCGATAAAGAATAA